ACAAAGAGTTGTTCAATGAATTCCTTGAGTGGAAGAGGCAGAAGAAAATGTAAGAGTGAAAAGGCAGAgatgttaaataaatatagatatttatgtaaataatttttgtaaattccttatattacacaagtacttaattccatgatcccgctgttttgtatcaaatagtgagaataaaatcgcgaacgcagacatttatccatatttattatagaaatagcgaGGGGTACTTGTCATGATATTACGCTGATATAAATTcttcgcgtttaattaggaatttaccgTAAGTCAATATAATAAGTATGATAGGAAGTTCTATGGAAAAGTGTGGCAAAGTTTAGAGCAAAGCACAGATGTAAAAGGAAACCGAGAAAATCATTATTGGATGaataatgatgaatttgttGGAAAGTTAAGGGAATGTGTTAAGTTGAAGTCCTTTTCCAGTAGATAAATAGTGCAATTTTATAAGttctgataatttttcaatcaataaatataaaatgactcTTCCTCAAATACATTAGTTTGTATTAAATGATTGAGATTTTTCATTGAGCTTGTAATTTGTAAGAATGATGGAACATACGGGTACATGTATAGCCAAATGGATGAGATGTAATTTTTGTTCAACAGTCCTAAATAAGTAACTGTTCAATTTCTTTTCTAGGGGGAAGAATAATCAAAGCAATGTTCAAggtatttatttgtttacataactgTTCATCATCTTTCAGAGAGGTCAAATTCACAGAGCACTAATGCTATTTTAAGTTAATTAATAATGTAAACCAAATTTAATTTGCAAAGACctttctatagtctgtcccaagatatttttgccgcatattttcttaaattattcaatatttataaatacctcttggttcagacgatgttcattcaatagtatgaaaaaatcccaagatttcccctttgaaacgccccctctagcttgtcgggtatcagtacacggctaaaaataaaaagtctacgaggtttttccattgccaaggagatgaagacgcccggatgataacgttgaaaaattgcgcgaggggtcccgagtatttccgaatggagaaaagatgtcaacattccccattataaatctccgtaggaaatctgttttcgttcctgtgaatttttacgagggaaaaatgataatgtgtgaatgaagttatcttgggaattttcccttccatccattttaattgcacttcagtcacaggtatgtgtatttttattaaaaatcgttcaaatatgcagcaaaaataacttgggacagactatacaaTTTACTGGAGTCGATAAACTGAATTACAGAGTCTTAGATTTTTGATCGAGATGTGGATTTTCTGGAAACTGAATACCAGAGACATTTAAAGGCTGGTTCGCTGCAAGAAAAAATCATGATGACTTGGCTCTCGCGACTGCGCAAAAATTTCTCACGCAAATAAACATTTACAGTATATAACAGCAATAATGAATAACATGATAGTACCTTGCATCTTTTTTCAGCTGAGACATCACAGATTGCTCCTTCCATCCAAACAGAGAAGGTAATGTGAATGATTTGTTTCCAGTAATTTGATTGGTTGTATATTATCAGTAGATTTTAATCATCATTATCATTGGGTAATAATCTTTTATGATTTATTCACTGTAAGTGATGCATCTTGTCACagtattttatgtttaatagataagtcttatttttttgatttaataaaaaatcaggGTTTTGTCAAATGAATATATGGACTTAAAATCTTATGAATTTTACCTCAGGCTATTTCACTCAGAGATACCTGAGAAGAACACAAAagaatacatatatacatagtCAAGCTAGTGttataacaaaaatacattttctttgagGCTACACAGGTGCAAgagcaagtagttttaattaaaatgataattaattactgtagaagcacatattttcgttgggtcaaaatttcgttgtttttgaaccaaataaaaattcgttggcatttaatttcgtcacaTCGTAACATCTTAGTATTCATTAttactttggttaaaaatttgtcatgaatttaatttcgttgatttttactgccaacgaaaataacgaaatttaatccacaacgaatatttctgcttctacagtatgcataaattttaaaacattaattaaaacacTCATTATTCAACAGAAAGCCCCCGAGGAAGTTCCCACTCCAGAGGCATCCTCAAACTCGGCAGCTGATATGATGTTTGCTCTGGTAAGAATCAAActtcatttctttttcttcaaattttttaagaccatgaaattgttgaaaatgtatCCTGTGAACCAATGTTTAATTCATGTGCTAATAAATTTCATGATGGAGCAAAAAGTTTGTGACAAGCTTGTCTTATTGCAAGCATTTCTTGTTACTTTTAGTCTATATACGGTATgtctttaatacatgtatgattatgtTTATCATATTATCTACATACCCTTTGTACATTActaaaactaaaacaaataaaGAGGGCTTGATGGTCTTGGCCATTTTTaaactgtattgatctcctttaatagaagagctctatataaaaatataggaatgtatcaaaattcaaatggtgaaatataaatatatggatttttctttctagatAAACATTATGGCTAAACAAATTTCATCTCAACATTTTAGGTAGATCTAAATGTTCATTTGTTGACTATTCAGCTTCCTTAAAAAGCTTTCACTGGTAATTTGCAAAATGAGGTCATCTCAAACATAAGTTGGCTTTACATTATACTGTAGATTGAGGAAATAACACAGTGGTTTTAGTTTCATTCTTCTTGATTAACCATTTTCCACACAATTAAACAATCACGAGTGTTGGTATTTTATAACTACCGGTACATGGTATAAGACTAGAAGTaccatgttttaattaaaatagaattttcTAAAGCATGCAATGACTTTAACATTGTGGAATTAAAATGACTTCCAGTAATAATTTGAAGCATGCTTTTTCTACAAAATATGCTAATCTCAGTCAATTTGACTTGGAGGcactgtttatttattattatttgtggggtttttttcagtcTCAAACTATGATTAAGACAGAAGAAGATGCCGCCATGGCCCTACAAGTCTCTAATGCACTGACCCAGGCTCTCCTACAGTACAGACTCAAAAACGTTCCCAAAGAGGTGTGTATAACTCGTACAAACTTCACGAAAGGCAAGAAAAGTGGCAAAGAGGTATATATccactttaaaataaaactccATGTCGCTACAAATTTAGTACTATTGGACAGTATTCTTCAGTTGGAGGGTCAAAACTgctgattatttttattatgaactAGCTGTAgttcataatgaaaaaaataataatgtattagGTTTCAATCACTAGAAAACAGTTAACTTGTGCATGCTTAATCTACATATGTTTTGCTttcaatctttcttttttttaaaggatgaAACAATCTTGTCTCAAGTTTCTTAAAATGgacatttcatgttttaacagtTTTCTATCAgatcattatatttacataggttacttttatgattatttcaaaCTATAGTTATCTATCAGATTGCACTGTATTACATAGGTTACTTTTATGAATATTACAAACTATAGTTATCTATCAGATTACACTGTATTTACATAGATTACCTACTTTTATGATTATTATAAACTATAGTTTTCTATCAGATTACACTCTATATTTACATAGATTACTTTTATGATTATTACAAACTATAGTTTTCTATCAGATCACTATATTTACATAGATTACCTACTTTATGATTATTATAAACTATTTAGAGTTATCTATCAGATCACTATATTTACATAGATTACTTGTAGGATTATTATAAACTATTTAGAGTTTTCTAACAGATAACACTATATTTACATAGAttacttttataatatttataacagCTAACAGCTGCTCTGTCCACCGCTGCCGGACAGACCAGTTCAGTACAAACCAGGACCAAGGAGTCCAAGCCAGGCTCCTCCAAGGGTGCCAGGAAACCTCCCAGCACACAGAGTGTTCAGAAAACAGCCCCCACCCCCATCCCTGCCCCCGCCTCAGTGCCCTACCCACAGGGGATTTCTTCAACAAGCCCACAGTTAAGCAAACCCATCACACACAGCACCACAGAGTCAAGTCTGGATTCACGACTGCAATATATGAATCCGATAAATCCGAGTTTTCCGAACAATCCGAATCCGGTTGCAGCTCCTCAGTTTCCTGGCTCGGTGCCAAATACCCAGTACCCTGGTTATACGTTCTATGAGGGACAGTACCAACCCCAGCAGGCCCCTGAGGGGTATCAGTGGGGTTACAGTGCTGTGAACCAGGGAGAGGTGCCACCTCCCTTGCCCCCCAGTGAAGATCTGCCTAAACCACCCCCTGAGAATCAAACATACTGATACAAAATTGCAGATACCATATTACGCAATAGtgcttttacatgtacatgtatattgacatGCAGATTCCTGTGTTTCAGCAGCTATACATTCTCATTGTTGGaatcagtaattttttttgacTGGTTCAGGTTGATTTTATCTTATGCCAATGTTTTGATTATCCAAAGACAAGCTTATctgttgaaaatgaaaattttgtgcaAGACTGTATGCTTGGTTTCatttttattggaaattaaagttttaaatttgaaagcatgcacatgtacttatatatttaaatgttttgaacattgttgtcattttgtacatttgctgtacattttttcaaactaatcaacaacttttttattatggtagatactattttattcatactgaataaatgttcatcttttaaattgaAAGAAAGTTGAATTTTCTATGCTTATTGTCTGTCAAGTTACAATTTGCAATAAATATATGTTGATACAAGTGAACTACTGAAAACTTGTAGGTGTTCATTTGAAACTGTTTTGCAATGTTTTTATATAGTTTGAATTTCTTcagaaaaaatgtcaaaaataatgTGAAAAATTACGGTATACAGAATGAGGGAATAAAAGATTATTATAGAAACAAATTTGCAAGAATGTTTTTGAACTCTCAAATGATTCATTAACACAGTAGTCCAATTTCTTTTGATACTTTATTTCAACAAGTAAATGTATCTAGAAAATGCCATTCAGTGACCACAAATACAAAATGGTTTTCAATTTGTGTGATGCTGAAGTTATTGCTGTTTTGCACAAAACATTTGCATGATTTTTCACAGTTTTTTACATAGGCTGAAAGTACACATATAACAAACTTTGCTTCTTAAAATTATCTGAtaccttaaataaataaaagtataaatgtATGCAGCATTGTCCAGTATATGGATAGTTCATACcagtataattatattttccaaTGTCTTTGTGATAAACACTACAAGtcaattttgtaatttatagtcCAATACATtccatcattttaatatttaatggtaaaattgtgaaaaatatttatctatataaatatctatttaaatGTAACTAACAAGGAGTCATTTGAATATCATGAGAGTCATTTGAATATAATGATGTGATCAAATACTGTCAGGCGaataaatctatcataaagcccttcgggctttattggatttgatcactccTGGCcctatttgatcacctcattaAACTCAAAGAATGaatccttatttcttaaatagaaAAATTTCTGAGTTCAGTTAGTGTCAAAAATTAACTGCATTGGATATTGCATGATTGTATGTACTTGTATTTTTCCTACACTTTTCAACAGATCTAACAACTggaatagattttttaaaatgcttgtGTAATGTATTCTTCAGTAAAttactaaataaattttacataggcGACAAATGCtacatgttttaaataattaacagGAAGTTACATTCATATGAATCCAAATAGTCGTATATAATGTACATTCCTAAGTTTACATAAAGAATTTTCTTTAATGTACATACTGATAGAAATAAGTGTTAACAGTGTTATGATCAATGCAAGATTTGTGGTATATACTCAATTTTTAATGCCATAATTTTTTAATCCATTCATATTCATGTACATAGCCAAGTATGGGGAAAACTATCATAAGTCCTGCTTCTTGAACTTTGACCCTGAACCTGGGTCCTTGCTGACCTAATGACCTTGCTATCTGACCTTTAAAAGCTCACTGAGCAAAGAGCGattgttacaaaaaaaaattccagcttTTTGTTGCATGTAAAATTGTATCACATCAAGTACACTAACAAAATGAGATATATATAGTTATTAAAAACTATACCTATCAAAAGGGTGAgtttataataaaactttttgtaTAGTTAACAATAGGCACACAACCATCAAGggcatacatatataaatacaaattgGTACAAACATACTAAAGTGAAATAAATTACTAGGCATAAATACATGCATCATTCTATACAAATAAACTGgttgggggtttttttcttccaaaaaaaacttttgatacAGATCTACatacaaaattcacattttATCAAACATTACAAATATACGCAGACGATTAATCCAACACAATtcgtgtgtacatgtatttagttatTGTCAAGTTTCCTCTCAAATTCCATGTGcagatccagaaattttttccagggGAGGAGAAAAAAGGGGGGAGGGTTCTGAGAAATAACTTTTGGTAATATTACGGTACAAAGCAAAATTAAGAAATTCGAGTTTTTCCTCGACCCCCAACCCCTTTTTAGATCCACACATAGTTTCCTACAAGAACATTGTGATAATCTTTCATATACTGAATAACAGCTCTATAACATTCTTCAGCACTGTTCATTCTGGAGTTTAATATCCAAACATTAAACAAACAAGACTAATACAGtaatcatatcatttttttcttccatcagTTTAAGGTTGTACACCCCTCAGCTATGATAGACAATTTGTTTTTCCTTGAGATTGTTCATTAAACATGTTGTAATGCAGGGGTTACTTTATTTCCCATTCACACAATATCACTTTTTGACCTGAGGGATGTgcaaccttaaaataatttcttttaacacTGATATATTACATGTGTGCATGCTTAGGGCGAGTTAACAGAATTCTGCAGCTTTTGAGATGATAACAAAAATGCTCAGTCATTGTGACTAGTAAGACTTTAAGCACAACAGTTCACCGTGTTTGAAGAATGGAGGATAAATTCCTGATATAAAGTACAAAAAATGATCAGAAAGGAGAATATCACTGtgaatgaaatatcaaaattaaggtggctcactacaccttgaaatattttctcagtTTAGCAGAAAATTACATgcacttgattatgatagatagcatgaGGCATAAGAAGTATACAAGTCAAATAGGTGAAAAGATTAGCAATTTTGgaaatcatgattttcaaaaatttatttcagtaaatacatgtataaacaaacacCTTGggcggatttgaactcatgacttatTCACAAGCCCAATACTGTACTTTTACCACTGAGCTATGGTGTTGTTCAACCAAAttgattgatgaaaaaaaattttaattgccATCTTGCTACGTAGTGTACTTTTTAAAAGCATAAGTTTtgatgtagtgaggtaccttaatgtGAAATTACAGGAGAGGGATGTATTTGTGaagttttgtttgatttttaacttaattattacatgtaatcatgAAGATGCTTTTATTGATAACTTCAGATAGAGTTTGGAGCATACTGGTATACATATTAATGCATAATTTTGACACACAACTTATTCCTCCAGTCGAAGCAATGAACAAATTAACACTAGTAACTgcttaaggaaaaaaaataatgcaatatcaAAAATTTGTACCAGAAAATGTTATCGCGTCTTGAACTTCAAGCTCTTTATCATCAAGgagaaaaaaacatgaaaattatgtGCTATGATGGATTACAACTTTAAAACTCAAAAGACAACTACAAATACTGTAGTACACAACACTGTCGAAATTAACATGACATGCACAATAATCTTAGTACTAAAATCCTCATCTAAGCGAATATATATCAGTAACTAACCATTTGGTTACCACACAACCATCTTAATTAATGCCAAAATCCTTGGTAAACGAAGTGTATCATCTGATTTGCAACTCCATCTATCCacttttaaattatcaattattaaataattaattaaaccgATCCACCTCTTTTTTCAAAGAAGCAAGTTCAGAGTTCAATGCTCTGCCATTCGTCAGTGAGGAAGATGATGGCGCCCTCTCGTAAGCCCCGTTTATTTTTCCAGAACGCTCTGACTGACTTGCAGTGATTCTCTCTGGTTTTGACATGTTAGCATCATCTTCAACGTTTTCTACTTTGATGGACGCAAAATTTACGTGACCATTGAGATGATTTCCCATTGGgtaatcataagaggagttatTAGTCGGTGGAGAGTGGTTGTTATAAACGGAGGATCCTATGTGGCCTTGGTCCCCCTTTGGCTCTTCTTTGACGATGGTTCGTAAAGACTGGGGTCCATTTGATTCATCACCATGATCAGAAATACTTCCAACATTCCCATTAGTTattttttcctgtttttttgAAGAGGTCATTTCCATTTCAGACATTTTTGGTGCGGGTGAAATCGGGATCTGAAAATCGGACGACTTGGTCATTGTTATTCCCTCTTTCTCTGGTACGCCATTTTGTCCAATATTACCTAACTGATATGCATTGTGAGGATAAGGCCGACTGAAAACACTGGAAGAATTGACCATATTCTGCACTAGAAAAGCTGGTCTTGGATCCGTTGATCCCGAGCTTTTCTCTGGGAGATTTCTCCCTGGTGTCAAATTCATCCCTAGGTCCCCTAACTCCTTCTTCATACTGGCATTTGATTCGTCCGACTGAATAACATTTGGGTTTTGAATGCTGTTGCCGGCAGAGCTAGTCGTCTGCTGCAGCAGATAGTTTGTAAAGTTTCCATATCTGTCACTATTTCCCCACACCGGCGGAATATCGTACGGCTTGTATCGCTGACTCAGATGCGGCGAAGCCGAAAGAGAACGTACTGATCCTGGAGCAGAGGATAAATCCATTGTTCTTGGCCCTGCAGATGGGCTCTGAGTTTCAGTCGATAATCCATTGAAATAACTTGATGAAAGATTTGACTCGGTTCCATTCAAGGTTGGGCTTGGCGCTGTGGTTCCAGCCATGTTCTGAAGTGCACCAGTCAGAGCCTGTGTCCTTTTTTGAATGTCATcctgtatatttttatactttcTACCGAACTCTGCTTTCTCACTTTCAGCGTTCTGTCGATCAACACTCATGAGACACAATACGCGCTTAGCAGGAAATCCCCGAGCCCTCTGATTCTGGAACCAAATTGTAATACGTTCTAGGGAAACCAAAAGTTTTTCGGCCAATAACATCCTGGTATTTAGAGAAGGATTCTGGTCTTCCTCGAAAAATCGACACAGCACCATCAGCTGAAACAGTGTGAATTTTCCTCGCCTGCCACTCCCATCCTTAGGACCAGTTTTCTTGAACtctgtaaatatttcaaatgaatactGAATGCTtaagcagaaaaaaaaagagaaagttaACATAAGAGGTATGGAAATTGGATGAGATAGACATGAACAAGAAATCagagagatattgaaacaagaAGATAAAGATAACttaagaggtacatgtacatagaaatTATATTCGACAAGAACAAACAAATCTAAGAGATACTTCAAAAAGAAGTGAAAGAAAACAATCAAGGTGaagataaaatggaaaaataaatgtgagagaTAAGCACAGAAATTAAAGATGGCGGTTGTACCTTTGGTCATACTGAGTTGACTGAGGGTGATCCTCTGTTCCTCGGGGCTGTCCAGCCACCTTCTCATGCGGATGTACGGTAGTCGTCCCCGGCAGCTTAGCTCTGACCAGTGTTTGGATTTCCCTTTTTCCAGCAGGAAGCTGAGGTTACCCTGACTGGTGGAATCCATGATGAACTTGGCCGCAAATC
The window above is part of the Magallana gigas chromosome 10, xbMagGiga1.1, whole genome shotgun sequence genome. Proteins encoded here:
- the LOC105334001 gene encoding uncharacterized protein isoform X2; this translates as MRGSKREAVEILRSLMDPSVAESLQALERTAAWVNQVAQMRQMSSFQDIKEDSMGDSNPDRDAYSDKDFDDIPDSYEGLQDFVDIPATVQEFKAALESSGISQRFAAKFIMDSTSQGNLSFLLEKGKSKHWSELSCRGRLPYIRMRRWLDSPEEQRITLSQLSMTKEFKKTGPKDGSGRRGKFTLFQLMVLCRFFEEDQNPSLNTRMLLAEKLLVSLERITIWFQNQRARGFPAKRVLCLMSVDRQNAESEKAEFGRKYKNIQDDIQKRTQALTGALQNMAGTTAPSPTLNGTESNLSSSYFNGLSTETQSPSAGPRTMDLSSAPGSVRSLSASPHLSQRYKPYDIPPVWGNSDRYGNFTNYLLQQTTSSAGNSIQNPNVIQSDESNASMKKELGDLGMNLTPGRNLPEKSSGSTDPRPAFLVQNMVNSSSVFSRPYPHNAYQLGNIGQNGVPEKEGITMTKSSDFQIPISPAPKMSEMEMTSSKKQEKITNGNVGSISDHGDESNGPQSLRTIVKEEPKGDQGHIGSSVYNNHSPPTNNSSYDYPMGNHLNGHVNFASIKVENVEDDANMSKPERITASQSERSGKINGAYERAPSSSSLTNGRALNSELASLKKEVDRFN
- the LOC105334001 gene encoding uncharacterized protein isoform X1 produces the protein MRGSKREAVEILRSLMDPSVAESLQALERTAAWVNQVAQMRQMSSFQDIKEDSMGDSNPDRDAYSDKDFDDIPDSYEGLQVNYDRETFESSDGSRQADAGSSSTMDFVDIPATVQEFKAALESSGISQRFAAKFIMDSTSQGNLSFLLEKGKSKHWSELSCRGRLPYIRMRRWLDSPEEQRITLSQLSMTKEFKKTGPKDGSGRRGKFTLFQLMVLCRFFEEDQNPSLNTRMLLAEKLLVSLERITIWFQNQRARGFPAKRVLCLMSVDRQNAESEKAEFGRKYKNIQDDIQKRTQALTGALQNMAGTTAPSPTLNGTESNLSSSYFNGLSTETQSPSAGPRTMDLSSAPGSVRSLSASPHLSQRYKPYDIPPVWGNSDRYGNFTNYLLQQTTSSAGNSIQNPNVIQSDESNASMKKELGDLGMNLTPGRNLPEKSSGSTDPRPAFLVQNMVNSSSVFSRPYPHNAYQLGNIGQNGVPEKEGITMTKSSDFQIPISPAPKMSEMEMTSSKKQEKITNGNVGSISDHGDESNGPQSLRTIVKEEPKGDQGHIGSSVYNNHSPPTNNSSYDYPMGNHLNGHVNFASIKVENVEDDANMSKPERITASQSERSGKINGAYERAPSSSSLTNGRALNSELASLKKEVDRFN